The DNA sequence GCGCGTCCTCGACGGACTGGGTGGCGCGCAGCAGCCCGCGCGGGGAGAGCGTGGTGCGGGCGATCACGATGGCGTTGAGGTAGTCGGGCTGGTCCGCGGGGCCGCCGACCGGCGTCGTGCGCGCGAGCGGCGACACCTCGGTGACCTCGATCCCGGGGATGCGGTCGAGGTCGGACACGGCCGCGCGCAAGGTCGCCTGCGGGTCGCCGAGGTTGGCGCCGATGCCCAGGACGACCTCGACGGGGTCGGCCGGGTCGAGCTCCAGGCGGTCGACGGGCGCCACCATCGCCTCGACCGCGGGCTGGGGGGCGGCCGGGATCGCGGGCTCGGCGGCCACGGCGGCGGCCACCGCCGGGACGAGCGGAGCGAGCGTCGCACGCGGCGGCTCGGGCTCGCTCACGGCCGCCGTCGGCCACTCGACGACCGGCGCCTTGGCGTGGTCGCGGCGGATCGCCACCTCGACGTCGTCGAACGGCACCGCGATGGGGGCGTGAGGCTTGTGGACGCGCACGTCGACGGCGACGACGCCGGGGCGGGCGAGCACGGCCGCGGCCACACGCTCGGCCACGGTCTCGATGAGGTCGGCGGGCGATCCCGCGAGCACGTCGTGCACGTCCTGGGCCACGTCGGCGTAGCTCACGGTCGCGTCCAGCTCGTCGCCCACCGCGGCAGGGCGCGTGTCGAGGTGCAGCACGACGTCGGCGCGGAACTCCTGACCCTCGACGCGCTCGTGCGGCAGCACGCCGTGGTGGCCGGTCGCGGTGACGCCGGTCAGGCGGATCTGGTCGAGCGGTCGGCCGTCGTGGCCGAGCACCGCGCTCGCGAAGATCGTCATGGGGAGTCTGCCTCTCCTTGGGGGTGCCGCGCAGGCTCTCGGCCCGCTGCGGTCCATGCTTGTGCAACCCTCACCGCGTCGCGGCTCGCGCGCGCCGCGTGGACGCGCACCGCCCATGCGCCTGACGCTGCCGCGAGTGCGCTCACGGCCGCAGTGGCCTCGTCGCGCGCCAGCGGCGCGACGGGCTCGCCGTCGCCCTTGGCCAGCAGCCGGCCGAGGAACCGCTTGCGCGACGCGCCCACCAGCACAGGCCGACCCAGCGCGCTCAGCGCGTCGAGGTGGGCCAGCAGCGGCCAGTTGAGCGCCCCCGCCTTGGAGAACCCGAGGCCGGGGTCGAGCACGACCTGCTCGCGCCGCACGCCGTCGGACTCCAGGGCCGCGAGCCGGGCGGCGAGCTCGTCGCGCACGTCGGCGACGACGTCGTCGTACACCTCGAGCGCGTCCATGACGTCGGCGTGCCCGCGCCAGTGCATGCACACGTAGGCGGCCCCCGTCTCGGCGACCGCGCGCCCCATCTCGGGGTCGGCCAGGCCACCCGAGACGTCGTTGACGATGCGCGCCCCCGCGGCCACGGCCCGCTCGGCGACCGCCGCGCGCGTGGTGTCGACCGAGACCACCGCGCCCGCCGCGGCCAGGCGCGTGATGACGGGGATGACGCGCGCCAACTCCTGGTCCTGCGGCACCCGCGCCGACCCGGGCCGGGTCGACTCACCGCCGATGTCGAGGATGTCGGCGCCCTCGCCCAGCAGCTCCATGCCGTGGCGCACGCCCGCGTCGGGCGAGAACCACTCGCCGCCGTCCGAGAACGAGTCGGGCGTGACGTTGACGACGCCCATGACCAGGCAGCGGCCGACGCCCGAGAGCTCGGGCAGGCCCGTGACGGCGGCGTCCCGCGCCGCCCAGGCGTCCGAGGCTGCGGGGGTGCGCGGTGACACGCCGGGGCCTACTTCCCCAGGACGAGGCTCATCGCCTCGGCCCGCGTCGCCGGGTCGCGCATCTGCCCGCGCACCGCGCTCGTGACGGTGCGTGAGCCGGGCTTGCGCACACCGCGCATCGCCATGCACAGGTGCTCGCACTCGACGACGACGAGGACGCCGCGCGGGCGCAGGATCCGCACCAGCGCGTCGGCGATCTGCGAGGTGAGGCGCTCTTGCACCTGGGGGCGGCGCGCATAGACCTCAACCAGGCGGGCCAGCTTCGACAACCCGGTGATGACGCCGTCGGCGCTCGGGATGTAGCCGACGTGGGCCACGCCGTGGAACGGCACGAGGTGGTGCTCGCAGGTCGAGTACACCTCGATGTCCTTGACCAGCACCATCTCCTCGTGGCCGAGGTCGAAGGTGGTGGTCAGGACGTCCTCGGGCTCCTGACGCAGCCCCGCGAAGATCTCCTGGTAGGAGCGTGCGACGCGCGCCGGGGTCTCGCGCAGCCCCTCGCGGTCGGGGTCCTCACCGACCGCGAGGAGCAGCTCACGCACGGCGGCCTCAGCGCGGGCGATGTCGACCGGCGGAACGTCGGCCGCGCGGCGGACCGCCGCCTCCCGGTCGGTCTGGGTCACTCGGAGACCTCACCCGAGGGCTGCTGCGGCACGTCGACGCTCGCGGCCGCCGCCTCGTCCTGCGGGACCATCGGCTGGTGGCCGTTCTGCTCGGCCGCCGTCAGCACGGGGCCGCGCGTGTGCACGGTGCGCTGCTCGCTCGACAGCCAGACGTCGCGGGCCTCGCGCTTGACGACGGGGGCGAAGACCTCGGCCAGCTCGTGCTGGTTGAGCGTCTCCTTCTCCAGCAGGCGCAGCACCAGGTCGTCGAGCACGTCGCGGTACTGGGTCAGCACCTCCCACGCCTCGTCGTGCGCGGACTCGATGAGCTTGCGCACCTCGTGGTCGACCGTGCCGGCCACGGCCTCGGAGTAGTCGCGCTGGTGGCCGTAGTCGCGGCCCAGGAACGGCTCGCCGCTGCCCGTGCCCAACTTGATGGCGCCGACCTTCTCGCTCATGCCGTACTCGACGACCATCTTCTTGGCGATGGCCGTCGCCTTCTCGATGTCGTTGCTGGCGCCCGTGGTCGGGTCGTGGAACACGATCTCCTCGGCCACGCGCCCGCCCATCGCGTAGGCGAGCTGGTCGAGCAGCTCGTTGCGCGTCGTGGAGTACTTGTCCTCGAGCGGCATGACCATGGTGTAGCCCAGCGCGCGCCCGCGCGGCAGGATCGTGACCTTGGTGACCGGGTCGGTGTAGCGCATCGCCGCCGCCACCAGGGCGTGGCCGCCCTCGTGGTAGGCGGTGATCTTCTGCTCCTTGACGTTCATGACGCGCGTGCGCTTCTGCGGGCCGGCCACGACGCGGTCGATGGCCTCGTCGAGCGCGCGGTCGTCGATGAGCTGGGCGCCCGAACGCGCCGTGAGCAGCGCGGCCTCGTTGAGCACGTTGGCCAGGTCGGCGCCCGTGAAGCCCGGGGTGCGGCGCGCCACGGCCGCCAGGTCGACCGACGGGACCATCGGCTTGCCCTTGGCGTGCACCTGCAAGATCGCCTCGCGGCCCTTGAGGTCGGGCGCCTCGACGGCGATCTGGCGGTCGAAGCGGCCCGGGCGCAGCAGCGCCGGGTCGAGGATGTCGGGGCGGTTGGTCGCGGCGATCAGGATGACGTTGGTCTTGACGTCGAACCCGTCCATCTCGACCAGGAGCTGGTTGAGCGTCTGCTCGCGCTCGTCGTGCCCGCCGCCCATGCCGGCGCCGCGGTGGCGGCCGACGGCGTCGATCTCGTCGACGAAGATGATGGCCGGCGCGTTCTGCTTGGCCTGCTCGAACAGGTCGCGCACGCGGCTGGCGCCGACGCCCACGAACATCTCGACGAAGTCGGAGCCCGAGATCGAGTAGAACGGCACGCCCGCCTCGCCCGCGACGGCGCGCGCGAGCAGCGTCTTGCCGGTGCCGGGCGGGCCGTACAGCAGCACGCCCTTGGGGATCTTGGCGCCCACGGCCTGGAACTTGGCCGGCTCGGCCAGGAAGTCCTTGATCTCGTGGAGCTCCTCGACCGCCTCGTCGGCGCCCGCGACGTCAGCGAACGTCACCTGCGGCATGTCCTTGCTGATGAGCTTCGCGCGCGACTTGCCGAAGCCCATGACCCGGTTGCCGCCGCCCTGCATGCGCGACATCAGGAACCAGAAGATGGCGATGATGATCAGCAGCGGCAGGAAGAAGCCGAGCAGCGACGACCAGATGCTCGGCTGTGGCACCTGGGAGTCGAAGCCGTCCGGCGGGTCGGACTCGGTGATCGCGTCGACGACGGCGGCGCCCTGCTGCTCGACGTAGAAGAACTCGACGCTGCGGCCGTTGTCCTTGCGGTCGTCGCCCTCCCCTGTGACGAAGTTCTCCGAGAGGGTGAGCTCGACGCGCTGGTCGCCGTCGACCATCAGGGCGTGCTCGACCGTCCCGCCACGAAGCAGCTCCAGGCCTTGGTAGGTCTGGATGCGGGAGGTGCGCGGGGTCGCCAGGGCGCCCCAGGCCAGGGCCAGGATGACCAGGCCGACCACGATCCACACGATCGGGCCACTGAGGATCTTCTTGATGTTCATCGGCGGCGGGGCGAACCCCCGCATCCCTTCGTTCGCGCAGGCTTTCCGACGAAACTACACGCTGGCTCTGCGAGCCCGCCGAGTGTTCGCCCAGGGCAGGAAGGCGGCGGCGCACGGCGCTCGCGCGCCTGGCACCGCCATCGGCCCTCCTGCGGACAACGCCGCGGTGGGCCGCCCGGTTCCCGTCAGGAGTAGACGTGCGGCGCCAGCGTCGCGACGAACGGGAGGTTGCGGTAACGCTCGGCGTAGTCCAGGCCGTATCCGACCACGAACTCGTTCGGGATCTCGAAGCCCACGTACTTGACCTCGACGTCGACCTTGGCGGCCTCGGGCTTACGCAGCGCCGCGGCGATCTCGACCGACGCCGGGCCGCGCGAGCGCAGGTTCGCCACGAGCCACGAGAGCGTCAGGCCCGAGTCGATGATGTCCTCGACGATGAGCACGTTGCGGCCCGTCAGGTCGGTGTCGAGGTCCTTGAGGATGCGGACCACACCGCTCGACTTGGTGCCCGACCCGTAGCTCGACACGGCCATCCAGTCCATCTCGGCCTTGGTGTGCAGGCGACGCGAGAGGTCGGCCATGACCATGACGGCGCCCTTGAGGACACCGACCAGCAGCAGGTCCTTGCCCTCGTAGTCCCTGTCGATCTGCGCGGCGAGCTCATCGAGCTTGGCGCCGATCTGCTCCTCAGTCAGCAGGATGTCGGCGATGTCGCCGGCGACGTCCGTCTGGTCCACAGGGCTACTCCTCCGGAGGGGTCACGGTGGGCGCGCGAGGCCGTGGTCAGGCTCAGGAGGTGTCGCGCCCAGGATGCAGGAACAGCCTGCCACACGCCCGCCGCGCGCTCGCACCAGAGGGCAGCGCGGTGGCGCGTTGGCCCCGCCACGCGACGACCAGGGCGTCGAGCGCCGCCACGTGCCGGGCGCCGGTCGCGCCTGCGGGCGCTCCGACGGCGATGGCCGCGGCCCGCAGCGCACGACGGCGGACGGCGTCGGGCGCCGCCGCAAGCACCGCGACGTCGAGCACGAGGGCCGCCGGCCCGTACTCCCCCTCGGGCGCCGGGTCCCGCGCGGCTGCGGGCGCCGGTGCGCCGCCCGCCTCGTCGTGCACGCGCGCGCGGTCCAGCAGGTCGGCCGCGAGCGCGTCGAGCGCGTCCGCGTCGGCGCGCAGCAGGTCGGCCGACCGCGCGAGCGACTGCGCCACGCCCGGCCCCAGCACGTCCTCCAACACCGGCAGCACCTCGTGCCGCACGCGCGTGCGCAGCGGCGTCGCGCCGTCGGCGCCGGAACCTGGCGCGTTGGTCGGGTCGTCCCACCACGCGAGCCCCAGCGCCTGGCACGCGGCCTGCGTCTGCGCGCGCCGCAGGCCCAGCAGCGGACGGCGCAGCACGCCGCGCACCGCACCGATCGCGCCCAGGGCGCGCGCCCCGCTGCCCCGCGCGAGGCTCAGCAGCACCTGTTCTGCCTGGTCGTCGAGCGTGTGCCCCAGCAGCACCGCGACGGCGCCGGCGTCCGCGGCGACCTCGTCGAGCGCGGCGTACCGCGCGGTGCGCGCCGCGGCCTCCAGCCCGCCCGCGCGGCCGACCGACACGCGCCGCACGACCACCGGGTCGAGCCCCAGCGCGCGGCACTGCGCCGCGGCCCGCGCGGCGACGTCGTCGGACCCCGGCTGTAGTCCGTGGTCAACGACGACGGCGCCCGCGCGCACCGTGAACCCGCGCGAGCGCACCGACCTGCCCACGCGCCCCGCCTCGTGCGCGAGGGCGGCGGCGAGCGCGAGCGAGTCCGCGCCGCCCGAGCACGCGACCAGCACCAGGTCGTCGGGGCGCGGGCCGAGCGCCGCCAGGTCGACGCGCACCGCGTGGCGCACGGCGGCGACGGCGGCGGCGACGCGAGCCACGGGCTGCTCCTTCCTGTGGGCGGGCGGCGTGGGGGCGGGCGGCGTCTTCGGGGGCGGCGCGACGGGCGCCGTCACGCGCTCAGCCGTGGACGCGGCGCACCCACGCGAGCGGGTCGGCGATCTCGCGCGCGGTCGGCAGCGCCTGGGCCGAGGTCCAGACCGCGTTGAGGCCGTCGCG is a window from the Xylanimonas ulmi genome containing:
- the folP gene encoding dihydropteroate synthase, which produces MGVVNVTPDSFSDGGEWFSPDAGVRHGMELLGEGADILDIGGESTRPGSARVPQDQELARVIPVITRLAAAGAVVSVDTTRAAVAERAVAAGARIVNDVSGGLADPEMGRAVAETGAAYVCMHWRGHADVMDALEVYDDVVADVRDELAARLAALESDGVRREQVVLDPGLGFSKAGALNWPLLAHLDALSALGRPVLVGASRKRFLGRLLAKGDGEPVAPLARDEATAAVSALAAASGAWAVRVHAARASRDAVRVAQAWTAAGREPARHPQGEADSP
- the ftsH gene encoding ATP-dependent zinc metalloprotease FtsH, encoding MNIKKILSGPIVWIVVGLVILALAWGALATPRTSRIQTYQGLELLRGGTVEHALMVDGDQRVELTLSENFVTGEGDDRKDNGRSVEFFYVEQQGAAVVDAITESDPPDGFDSQVPQPSIWSSLLGFFLPLLIIIAIFWFLMSRMQGGGNRVMGFGKSRAKLISKDMPQVTFADVAGADEAVEELHEIKDFLAEPAKFQAVGAKIPKGVLLYGPPGTGKTLLARAVAGEAGVPFYSISGSDFVEMFVGVGASRVRDLFEQAKQNAPAIIFVDEIDAVGRHRGAGMGGGHDEREQTLNQLLVEMDGFDVKTNVILIAATNRPDILDPALLRPGRFDRQIAVEAPDLKGREAILQVHAKGKPMVPSVDLAAVARRTPGFTGADLANVLNEAALLTARSGAQLIDDRALDEAIDRVVAGPQKRTRVMNVKEQKITAYHEGGHALVAAAMRYTDPVTKVTILPRGRALGYTMVMPLEDKYSTTRNELLDQLAYAMGGRVAEEIVFHDPTTGASNDIEKATAIAKKMVVEYGMSEKVGAIKLGTGSGEPFLGRDYGHQRDYSEAVAGTVDHEVRKLIESAHDEAWEVLTQYRDVLDDLVLRLLEKETLNQHELAEVFAPVVKREARDVWLSSEQRTVHTRGPVLTAAEQNGHQPMVPQDEAAAASVDVPQQPSGEVSE
- the folE gene encoding GTP cyclohydrolase I FolE; translated protein: MTQTDREAAVRRAADVPPVDIARAEAAVRELLLAVGEDPDREGLRETPARVARSYQEIFAGLRQEPEDVLTTTFDLGHEEMVLVKDIEVYSTCEHHLVPFHGVAHVGYIPSADGVITGLSKLARLVEVYARRPQVQERLTSQIADALVRILRPRGVLVVVECEHLCMAMRGVRKPGSRTVTSAVRGQMRDPATRAEAMSLVLGK
- the tilS gene encoding tRNA lysidine(34) synthetase TilS encodes the protein MARVAAAVAAVRHAVRVDLAALGPRPDDLVLVACSGGADSLALAAALAHEAGRVGRSVRSRGFTVRAGAVVVDHGLQPGSDDVAARAAAQCRALGLDPVVVRRVSVGRAGGLEAAARTARYAALDEVAADAGAVAVLLGHTLDDQAEQVLLSLARGSGARALGAIGAVRGVLRRPLLGLRRAQTQAACQALGLAWWDDPTNAPGSGADGATPLRTRVRHEVLPVLEDVLGPGVAQSLARSADLLRADADALDALAADLLDRARVHDEAGGAPAPAAARDPAPEGEYGPAALVLDVAVLAAAPDAVRRRALRAAAIAVGAPAGATGARHVAALDALVVAWRGQRATALPSGASARRACGRLFLHPGRDTS
- the hpt gene encoding hypoxanthine phosphoribosyltransferase, coding for MDQTDVAGDIADILLTEEQIGAKLDELAAQIDRDYEGKDLLLVGVLKGAVMVMADLSRRLHTKAEMDWMAVSSYGSGTKSSGVVRILKDLDTDLTGRNVLIVEDIIDSGLTLSWLVANLRSRGPASVEIAAALRKPEAAKVDVEVKYVGFEIPNEFVVGYGLDYAERYRNLPFVATLAPHVYS